The genomic segment CGCGTGCCTGCGCGCAGCCGATTTCCGCGGCGCGAAAGCGCAGGGCAGTCATTTCGTGCGCGCCGATTTCACGCGAGCCGATCTTCGGGACACCGATCTGATCGCCGCCTATCTGCGCGGCGCGACGCTGGACGGCGCGGATCTGCGGCGGGCCAACCTGTTTCGCGCGAACCTCTCGCAGATCCTGGCCGATGCCGAGACGCGCTGGGAAGACGCCTACCTCGGCCGGGCGGTGCGGTTTCCGCTCGCGCAGGTGCGCACATGAGCACGCGCGCGGCGCAGTTGCTCGACGAGATTCGTCGCGGCCACGCGATCCGCGACGTCGCGATCGAGTCGGCCCGCCTCGACGGGCACGACTGGTCGGGCGGCGTATTCGAGCGCGTCCGGTTCATCGGCGTCTCGATGCAGCGCGTGCGGCTCGGCGAAGCCGTTTTCAGCGAATGCCTGTTTCGCGATGTCGACATGCGGCATGCGGACTTGTCGCGATGCACGTTCGACAAGTGCCGGCTCGAACGCGTCGATCTTTCGGAAAGCGAACTTCACGAGTGCATGATGCATTCGACTCACGCGGCCGGCGCGAACTTTTCCGGTGCGCGCGCGAGCGGTTTCCATTGCGTGAAGAGCGACATCGGCGAGTGCCGGTTCGATGGCGCGCGGATCGAATCCTCGGTGTTCAGCGACACGCGGCTCGCGCGCGCCGACTTCACGCGGGCGGTCGTGCGCAAGGCGGTCTTCTATCAGCTCGATCTGACGTCGGCTGTTCTCGCCGATGCGACGTTCGACGACGCCGTTTTTGCCGAAGCGAATTTGGCCGGCCAGCGTTTGCGCGGCCAACGGATGCATCGCTGCCAGTTCGTCGGCGCGGATCTTCGCGATGTCGATTTCACCGGCGCGAGCCTTGCCTGCTGCAATTTTCAGCGCGCCAGGCTGGCGGGGGCGCGACTGGACGACGCCGATGCGCCGGATACCGTTTTCTTCGAGGCCGACGCCGCCGGCGCGATGTGCCGCCGCGCTGCGCTGCGCGGCAGCATCTGGGTTCAGGCCGATGCGCGGCGCGCCGATTTCACCGGCTCGGCGCTGGACGGGGCGGTGTTTCAGCGCGCGACGTGCACGGGCGCGCGCTTTTCGCGGACGAACCTCGAGGGAGTGGATTTTTCGTACGCGGATCTGACCGAGGCCGTGTTCGACGAAGCCGGCTTCGCGCGGACGGCGTTTCATGGCGCGACGGCGCCCGACATCGCATGGCGCGATCATCCGGGCGCCGTCGCGTGCGATCCGGAATTGTCGGCGGCGCAGGCGTGGTCGCGGCAAAGGGATGAGCAAGGGCGGCGTGAGGACCGTTGAGCGCGGTGCGGACGTGGCGCCGGGCGCATCGGCGCGTTGTTATTCAGTCATTCGAAATAGAAGGAAAGAGGATGAGCACAATCGAAGCGGAAGCGGATATCCACGGCCAGTCGTCCGCGCGGGACAAGGCGGGCACCGTGGTCGGCGCGCTGCCGGATGGCGTGTATGTGGTCGCATGCGGCGGCGTGAAGATGCGTTGCCGGCGCGCGTTTAGCTGTCTTGTCGAGCCGCGGATCGGCGATCGCGTCGTCGTGTCCGGCGCGGACAGCCGATGCGTCTACGTGACGGCGATTCTGGAGCGGCCGAATGCGCACGGCGTGCATCTGCGCGTCGACGGCGACCTCGTGCTGGATGCCACGCGGGACGTATGCCTGAAGAGCGGCGATGCGCTTCGCGTCGCGAGCCGCGAGCAAGTGTCGATCGAGACGCAACGGCTGACGATGTCGGCGCAACAGGCGTCGCTGTCTTCCGACGAGACGACGCTGACGAGCGCGGCGCTCGACGGCCGGCTCGGCAAGGTCCGTCTGATCGGCCGGCTGCTGGAGACGGTAATGGATCACGTCGCGCAATCGTGCCGAAGCAGTTTTCGCTCGGTGGAAACCGTCGAGCATCTTCGCGCGTCGCATATCGATCACGCCGCGACCGAAAGCATGCGTCTGCATGCGAAGCACACGCTGCTCACGGCAGAGAAGCTGTCGAAGATCGACGCCGCGCAGATCCATCTGGGTTAGGAGGAAGACGTTCATGGTGATGGTGAATTCGAGTGCAGGAGGCATGAACATGGCGACGAGCGTCAACCTGACGCCGCCGGGCGTGCCCGTCCCCTATCCGAACCGCGCGTCGCGCGCGAACGCGATTCCGAACGTCAGCCATATCTTCGTGGGCGGCGGGCCGGTTCACAACGTCGCGACGATCATTCCGTCGTCGAGCGGCGACAGCGGCGGATCGATGGGCGGCGTCGCGTCGCAAACCGTGTCCGGAAACTCGCGCAACCCGCAGGGCGCGCCGAAAACGCTGGTTGCCGGCATGCCGGTCACACGGATGACCGATCCGACGCAGCAGAACAACGACAATACGACCGGCTCGGGCAGCTCGCCGAGCCAGACGATCGTGCTGAATCTGTGATGCGCGCGGGCAGCGTTTGCGCGAAAGCGCGGAAAGCGCCATCTTCGGCGTGCGGCGATCGTGAATCCGCCGGAAAAAAGCGCGGCGCGGCGGATTTTCCGCGCCGATCTGACCAAAATTAACAGACGTTTCGCGCGGAATCGTCTAACTTTTAAGTCGGAAAGGCCATTCGACGTCCTGCCTTTTCCGATCTCAAGAAAATGCAGCAATCGGCCCATGTTGTGTTGCTGATCGACCTGCCGCACCGCATCATGAATGTCGCGGCGCGGCGGGTCAATTTTTCCGGTTGACTGCTTCGCCGGTCACTTCATCCGATTCGGCGCGAGCGCGCGCCTGCCGATCCCGCCGCCGACCCGCGTGCAAACCCCTGCCTTTGCCGCCGATCCCATTGCCTAAAATCCAGTTACGCACAAGACGATGCCGATCGCATTGACGCGAACGCATCCGGCGGCGCGGAAAAGCAACGAGCGAGCCGGCCAGCCGGTGGACATGGCGCGGCGTTCGATCGATGGTTCGGCATCCAGAAAAACAGGGAGACCCGCGATGACCACGGTCGCCAGCTTCGATATCGATTACACGCAATACCTCGGCCCGGACGGCGAGCCGGTCCAGCCGCTGCCCGCGTTCGCGCAGGACGCGGCCGCGCTGCTGCCGCTCTACCGCGCGATGGTGCTCACGCGCGCGTTCGACACGAAAGCGGTCGCGCTGCAGCGCACCGGCAAGATCGGCACGTTCGCGTCGTCGATCGGGCAAGAGGCGATCGGCGTGGGCGTCGCGAGTGCGATGCGCGCCGACGACGTGCTGTTTCCGTCGTATCGCGATCACGCCGCGCAATTCCTGCGCGGCGTGACGATGACGGAAAGCCTGCTGTATTGGGGCGGCGACGAGCGCGGCAGCGATTTCACGGCCGCGCGGCTGGATTTTCCGAATTGCGTGCCGATCGCCACGCAGGTGTGCCATGCGGCGGGCGCCGCTTATGCGTTCGCGCTGCGCGGCGAAGCGCGCGTCGCCGTGGCCGTGCTCGGCGACGGCGGCACGTCGAAGGGCGATTTCTACGAAGCGATGAACCTCGCGGGCGCGTGGCGCGTGCCGCTCGTCATCGTTGTCAACAACAACCAGTGGGCGATCTCGATGCCGCGCGCGCGGCAGACCGCCGCGCGCACGCTCGCGCAAAAGGCGATCGCCGCCGGCATCGAAGGGCGGCAGATCGACGGCAACGATATCGTCGCCGTGCGGCAGGCCGTTGGCGAAGCGATCGAAAACGCGCGGCGCGGCGGCGGCCCGGCGCTCGTCGAGGCGCTCAGCTATCGGCTCGGCGATCACACGACGGCGGACGACGCGACGCGCTATCGCGATGCCGACGCGCTCGGCAAGCAATGGGCGTTCGAGCCGCTGCTGCGGCTGCGCAAGCATCTGATGCGTCGCAACGTATGGGACGACGCGCAGGACGAAGCGTTCGGCAAGGCGTGCTACGCGCAGGTCGAGGAAGCGGTGCGCGCCTATCTCGCGGTGCCGCAGCCGGCCGCGTCGGCGATGTTCGATCATCTGTACGCGAGCCTGCCGCACGCGATGCAGGAACAGT from the Burkholderia humptydooensis genome contains:
- the pdhA gene encoding pyruvate dehydrogenase (acetyl-transferring) E1 component subunit alpha, with protein sequence MTTVASFDIDYTQYLGPDGEPVQPLPAFAQDAAALLPLYRAMVLTRAFDTKAVALQRTGKIGTFASSIGQEAIGVGVASAMRADDVLFPSYRDHAAQFLRGVTMTESLLYWGGDERGSDFTAARLDFPNCVPIATQVCHAAGAAYAFALRGEARVAVAVLGDGGTSKGDFYEAMNLAGAWRVPLVIVVNNNQWAISMPRARQTAARTLAQKAIAAGIEGRQIDGNDIVAVRQAVGEAIENARRGGGPALVEALSYRLGDHTTADDATRYRDADALGKQWAFEPLLRLRKHLMRRNVWDDAQDEAFGKACYAQVEEAVRAYLAVPQPAASAMFDHLYASLPHAMQEQLATALAFAPAAENHHG
- a CDS encoding DUF3540 domain-containing protein, with the translated sequence MSTIEAEADIHGQSSARDKAGTVVGALPDGVYVVACGGVKMRCRRAFSCLVEPRIGDRVVVSGADSRCVYVTAILERPNAHGVHLRVDGDLVLDATRDVCLKSGDALRVASREQVSIETQRLTMSAQQASLSSDETTLTSAALDGRLGKVRLIGRLLETVMDHVAQSCRSSFRSVETVEHLRASHIDHAATESMRLHAKHTLLTAEKLSKIDAAQIHLG
- a CDS encoding pentapeptide repeat-containing protein, translating into MSTRAAQLLDEIRRGHAIRDVAIESARLDGHDWSGGVFERVRFIGVSMQRVRLGEAVFSECLFRDVDMRHADLSRCTFDKCRLERVDLSESELHECMMHSTHAAGANFSGARASGFHCVKSDIGECRFDGARIESSVFSDTRLARADFTRAVVRKAVFYQLDLTSAVLADATFDDAVFAEANLAGQRLRGQRMHRCQFVGADLRDVDFTGASLACCNFQRARLAGARLDDADAPDTVFFEADAAGAMCRRAALRGSIWVQADARRADFTGSALDGAVFQRATCTGARFSRTNLEGVDFSYADLTEAVFDEAGFARTAFHGATAPDIAWRDHPGAVACDPELSAAQAWSRQRDEQGRREDR
- a CDS encoding PAAR-like domain-containing protein gives rise to the protein MVMVNSSAGGMNMATSVNLTPPGVPVPYPNRASRANAIPNVSHIFVGGGPVHNVATIIPSSSGDSGGSMGGVASQTVSGNSRNPQGAPKTLVAGMPVTRMTDPTQQNNDNTTGSGSSPSQTIVLNL